In one Streptomyces venezuelae genomic region, the following are encoded:
- a CDS encoding aldehyde dehydrogenase, translated as MITYTRLFIGGHWVEPSDPKLLDIASPHDRSVIGRAVQAQPADMDRAVSAARASFEAGVWRLTPPRERIAALRRFNALREENAERVAELISLESGSAGWFTRAGQPGLSRQANAYLKAAEEFGWEENLVPTAPAPPARSVVRREAVGVVAAVIPWNSPFSSATSKIIPALLAGNSVVLKVSPENSLSMGFLAELLDRSGLPDGVISVLPADRATSEYLVSHEDVDKIAFTGSTRAGRRIASIAGEQLKRVSLELGGKSATIILPDADIEQAVAGVKFGSLLNNGQSCIAQTRILAPRSRYDEVVAAVAKLVESLQVGDPNDPDTFIGPMISPAQQERVRDYIRLGIEEGARLVTGGPRLPEGLEGGNYVTPTVFADVDNSMRIAQEEIFGPVLVVIAYEDEDDAVRIANDSEYGLSGGIWSSDEKHALSVARRIRTGTVTVNGASIGFDGPFGGFKASGIGREYGAVGLGTYTEYKTITV; from the coding sequence ATGATCACCTACACCCGGCTCTTCATCGGAGGCCACTGGGTCGAGCCGAGCGACCCGAAGCTTCTCGACATCGCCTCGCCGCACGACCGATCGGTGATCGGCCGTGCGGTTCAGGCGCAGCCGGCGGATATGGACAGGGCGGTGTCCGCGGCGCGGGCGTCCTTCGAGGCGGGCGTGTGGCGACTGACTCCGCCGCGCGAGCGGATAGCGGCGCTCCGGCGATTCAACGCGCTCCGTGAGGAGAACGCCGAGCGCGTCGCCGAACTGATCTCGCTGGAAAGCGGTTCGGCCGGCTGGTTCACCCGCGCCGGCCAGCCCGGCCTGAGCCGCCAGGCGAACGCCTACCTGAAGGCGGCGGAGGAGTTCGGCTGGGAGGAGAATCTCGTTCCCACCGCCCCCGCGCCCCCGGCGCGCAGCGTGGTGCGCCGTGAGGCGGTCGGCGTCGTGGCAGCGGTGATCCCTTGGAACTCGCCGTTCTCCTCCGCCACTTCGAAAATCATCCCGGCCCTGTTGGCGGGCAACTCCGTCGTCCTCAAGGTGTCCCCGGAGAACTCGCTGAGCATGGGCTTCCTCGCCGAGCTCCTCGATCGGTCGGGACTGCCCGATGGGGTCATCAGCGTGCTGCCGGCGGACCGTGCGACCAGCGAGTACTTGGTGTCGCACGAGGACGTCGACAAGATCGCCTTCACCGGTTCCACGCGGGCGGGCCGCCGTATCGCCTCGATCGCGGGCGAGCAGCTCAAGCGGGTCAGCCTGGAGCTGGGCGGCAAGTCCGCGACGATCATCCTCCCCGATGCCGACATCGAACAGGCAGTGGCGGGCGTCAAGTTCGGCTCCCTGCTCAACAACGGCCAGTCGTGCATCGCCCAGACCAGGATCCTGGCGCCGCGCAGCCGTTACGACGAGGTCGTGGCCGCGGTGGCGAAACTGGTCGAGTCGCTCCAGGTCGGCGACCCGAACGATCCCGATACCTTCATCGGCCCCATGATCAGCCCCGCCCAGCAGGAGCGCGTACGGGACTACATCCGGCTCGGCATCGAGGAGGGTGCCCGCCTGGTCACCGGTGGGCCGCGGCTCCCCGAGGGCCTGGAAGGGGGCAACTACGTGACCCCTACGGTCTTCGCCGACGTCGACAACTCCATGCGCATCGCACAGGAGGAGATCTTCGGTCCGGTCCTGGTCGTCATCGCATACGAGGACGAGGACGACGCCGTCCGTATCGCCAACGACTCCGAGTACGGCCTCTCCGGCGGCATCTGGTCCTCCGACGAGAAGCACGCGCTGTCGGTCGCCCGCCGCATCCGCACCGGCACGGTCACGGTGAACGGCGCCTCCATCGGCTTCGACGGTCCGTTCGGCGGCTTCAAGGCGAGCGGTATCGGCCGGGAGTACGGGGCGGTGGGCCTCGGAACCTACACCGAGTACAAGACCATCACGGTGTGA
- a CDS encoding alpha/beta fold hydrolase, protein MFDRRTCSKVAGLGTGAAAVSLAGTGLQTQAFAATASPRHGEGPGSGPGHAPSTTTPAAPAPPTVAPGTHTEFARMKHVKAGVLDIHYAEAGPAHGPVVLCLHGWPYDIHSFVDVAPLLACLGYRVIVPYLRGHGGTRFLSSRTPRTAEQSAVALDIVALMDALKIDKAVLAGFDWGSRTADIIAALWPDRVKALVSASGYLITDVKAQLEPAAPGVEHNWWYQWYFATERGKRTMENVDDRIAFCRYVWSLVSPNWDFDDATFARTAEAFRNPDYAAIVLFNYRWRIGLVEGEPRYDRYEKLLAAQPSIHVPTITLDAALDPFTPPGEGSSYRKHFTGPYEHRTVADIGHNLPQEAPTAFAHAVVDADRHL, encoded by the coding sequence ATGTTCGACAGGCGTACCTGCAGCAAGGTCGCGGGGCTGGGCACCGGAGCGGCTGCCGTTTCGCTGGCCGGTACCGGTCTGCAGACCCAGGCGTTCGCCGCGACCGCCTCGCCCCGGCACGGCGAAGGCCCCGGCAGCGGCCCCGGCCACGCCCCCTCCACCACCACGCCCGCCGCGCCCGCCCCGCCCACCGTCGCACCCGGCACCCACACCGAGTTCGCCAGAATGAAGCACGTCAAAGCGGGAGTCCTCGACATCCACTACGCCGAGGCCGGGCCCGCCCACGGCCCGGTCGTCCTGTGCCTGCACGGCTGGCCCTACGACATCCACAGCTTCGTCGACGTCGCCCCGCTCCTCGCCTGCCTCGGCTACCGCGTCATCGTTCCCTACCTGCGCGGACACGGCGGCACCCGGTTCCTCTCCAGCCGAACCCCTCGTACCGCCGAACAGTCCGCCGTCGCCCTCGACATCGTCGCCCTGATGGACGCCCTAAAGATCGATAAGGCAGTGCTCGCCGGGTTCGACTGGGGATCGCGCACCGCCGACATCATCGCCGCCCTGTGGCCCGACCGCGTCAAGGCCCTCGTCTCCGCGAGCGGTTACCTCATCACCGACGTCAAGGCGCAGTTGGAGCCCGCCGCCCCGGGCGTCGAGCACAACTGGTGGTACCAGTGGTACTTCGCCACCGAGCGCGGCAAAAGAACCATGGAGAACGTGGACGACCGCATCGCGTTCTGCCGCTACGTGTGGAGCCTCGTCTCCCCCAACTGGGACTTCGACGACGCCACCTTCGCGCGTACCGCCGAGGCCTTCCGCAACCCGGACTACGCCGCCATCGTCCTCTTCAACTACCGGTGGCGCATCGGCCTCGTCGAGGGGGAACCCCGCTACGACCGCTACGAGAAGCTGCTCGCCGCCCAGCCCTCCATCCACGTCCCCACCATCACCCTCGACGCGGCTCTCGATCCCTTCACTCCGCCCGGCGAGGGTTCGAGCTACCGGAAACACTTCACCGGGCCGTACGAGCACCGCACCGTCGCGGACATCGGGCACAACCTGCCGCAGGAAGCACCCACCGCCTTCGCCCACGCGGTCGTCGACGCCGATCGTCACCTCTAG
- a CDS encoding TetR/AcrR family transcriptional regulator, with the protein MLATDPGASIASIATEAGVDRRTVYRRFASREDLLTAIYEARLAAIEHAIDDARLREAPVAVALHRYVENIITVNRTWPVDLTRMLTDDAVRRRRNASAQEVDVFLQRATDEGLLRRDQPDGWASALLPQLMHLVSRHNPELSAGQAADVVVDTLLHGLGPR; encoded by the coding sequence ATGCTCGCCACCGATCCCGGCGCGAGCATCGCGAGCATCGCGACGGAGGCCGGTGTGGACCGGCGCACGGTCTACCGGCGCTTCGCCTCTCGCGAAGATCTTCTCACCGCCATCTACGAAGCCCGTCTCGCGGCCATCGAGCACGCCATCGACGATGCCCGGCTGCGCGAGGCCCCCGTGGCGGTCGCCCTGCACCGTTACGTCGAGAACATCATCACCGTCAACCGCACCTGGCCCGTCGACCTGACGCGCATGCTGACCGACGATGCCGTCCGCCGCCGCAGGAACGCCTCCGCTCAGGAGGTGGACGTGTTCCTGCAACGGGCCACCGACGAGGGCCTCCTGCGCCGCGACCAACCCGACGGATGGGCGAGCGCACTGCTGCCCCAGCTCATGCACCTGGTGTCACGGCACAACCCCGAGCTGAGTGCCGGGCAGGCGGCCGACGTCGTGGTCGACACCCTGCTCCACGGTCTCGGGCCGAGGTGA
- a CDS encoding helix-turn-helix transcriptional regulator — MESIDGAIVGREREQGVLAGFLTAAGGRSLVLRGDTGVGKSALLDHVAELASRADHRVVRATGVEAESELPYAGLHQFLYPLLPSIDRLDDSPRKVFDVVFGRSEGPPPSVMTLGIAVLDLLSLAASRQPLLLVLDDGQWFDTSSTEVCGFVGRRLTGSSVRFVVGLRSDVPSGFDTAALPQLPVTTLPEKAAEHLLDLRSPGLAPRVRRLILDEAQGNPLALLELPPHVLRSGRTADGRQELAGYTGVPLPLRLQHVYGARIEALDGAVRAELLRGALDGVGAGTATGPARGARYRMMDADEAAACGLLDVDPLSGDFVFRHPLVRSTVVQRATPNERRAAHAVLARVHRDDVERRAVHLAASTIDPDEQVAAVLEAAAESATLRGGSLAAVSWLTRAAELSESREERSRRLGSAAFVAGHAGLLGRAQQLVGSDAAAGRSESPASVVTSAYVALYEDGDVRSSRRHVLAAIENIRDGGVREPDEVLNRLVNLLLAVSQYASDGSSWQRAHEVLGSLGDRMAANSRIYEDAWGDVVCRGAGVRERVELAMADLHTREPWEITRLCVAAYHVDTLGAYRPHLQRIVDREVETGAVASGMTMLHLIMLDQMAVGEWDDAERTGLRSLDLTTSHGHALFAHQTRAYLGLLAALRGRTAHARELQVTVDTWARPRGVGFLTQLADAIGTTAALTDGDYEAAYLHAIGITPPGTFTPYAHQASRTLLDLVEAALHTGRTEQARRHALAAQQAGLPDVSPRLALLTHGALAMTATDSAEADDMFRRAENHPAAATFPFELARIRLADGVRLRQTQGRKAARLPLTRAAEAFERLGTLPWAERARAELRATGTAVAASSAHLAELTWQERRIADLAAGGLTNKEIGARMHLSPRTVSSHLYRVFPKLGITSRAALRDALGRLPEERDA; from the coding sequence ATGGAGTCGATCGACGGGGCGATAGTCGGGCGCGAGCGGGAGCAGGGGGTGTTGGCCGGGTTCCTGACGGCCGCCGGAGGACGGTCCCTCGTCCTGCGCGGTGACACAGGTGTGGGCAAGAGCGCTCTGCTCGACCACGTCGCCGAACTCGCCTCGCGCGCGGATCACCGGGTGGTCAGGGCGACCGGCGTCGAAGCGGAGTCGGAACTGCCGTATGCCGGCCTGCACCAGTTCCTGTATCCTCTGCTCCCCTCCATCGACCGACTCGACGACAGCCCCCGGAAGGTCTTCGACGTCGTCTTCGGCAGGAGCGAAGGCCCGCCGCCGTCGGTGATGACACTCGGCATCGCCGTCCTCGACCTGCTCTCGCTCGCGGCGTCCCGGCAGCCTCTCCTGCTCGTGCTGGACGACGGGCAGTGGTTCGACACCTCCAGCACCGAGGTGTGCGGGTTCGTGGGGCGACGGCTCACCGGCAGCTCGGTCAGGTTCGTCGTCGGCCTGCGCTCGGACGTACCCTCCGGCTTCGACACGGCCGCCCTGCCCCAACTGCCCGTCACCACCCTGCCGGAGAAGGCTGCCGAACACCTTCTGGACCTGCGCAGTCCCGGTCTCGCCCCGCGGGTCCGCCGGTTGATCCTCGACGAGGCGCAGGGCAACCCGCTGGCCCTGCTGGAACTCCCGCCGCATGTGCTGCGCAGCGGCCGGACGGCCGACGGTCGGCAGGAATTAGCCGGATACACCGGTGTCCCCCTGCCCCTGCGCCTTCAGCACGTGTACGGCGCCCGCATCGAGGCCCTCGACGGCGCCGTACGCGCGGAACTGCTGCGGGGCGCCCTGGACGGCGTCGGGGCGGGCACGGCGACCGGGCCCGCCCGCGGCGCGCGCTACCGCATGATGGACGCCGACGAGGCGGCTGCCTGCGGTCTTCTCGACGTGGACCCGCTCAGCGGTGACTTCGTCTTCCGGCATCCGCTGGTGCGCTCGACGGTCGTCCAGAGGGCGACCCCCAACGAACGGCGCGCGGCCCATGCCGTCCTCGCGCGGGTGCACCGCGACGACGTCGAACGGCGCGCCGTGCACCTGGCGGCTTCGACTATCGACCCCGACGAGCAGGTCGCGGCCGTGCTCGAGGCCGCGGCCGAATCCGCCACCCTGCGGGGCGGTTCGCTCGCCGCGGTGTCCTGGCTGACCAGGGCGGCGGAGCTGAGCGAGAGTCGCGAGGAGCGGTCACGGCGGCTGGGCAGCGCCGCGTTCGTCGCCGGGCACGCCGGTCTTCTCGGCCGGGCGCAGCAACTGGTCGGCTCCGACGCGGCGGCGGGCAGAAGTGAGTCGCCGGCCTCAGTGGTCACCTCGGCGTACGTCGCACTGTACGAGGACGGCGATGTGCGGTCCTCGCGGCGCCACGTCCTGGCGGCGATCGAGAACATCCGTGACGGCGGTGTGCGGGAACCGGACGAGGTGCTGAACCGGTTGGTCAACCTGCTCCTGGCCGTCAGCCAGTACGCGAGTGACGGGTCGTCATGGCAGCGGGCGCACGAGGTGCTCGGCTCCCTGGGCGATCGCATGGCCGCGAACTCCCGTATATACGAGGATGCTTGGGGTGACGTGGTCTGTCGCGGGGCGGGCGTGCGCGAGCGGGTGGAGCTCGCCATGGCCGACCTCCACACACGTGAGCCGTGGGAGATCACCCGCCTGTGCGTCGCCGCGTACCACGTGGACACTCTCGGAGCGTACCGGCCGCACCTCCAGCGCATCGTCGACCGCGAGGTGGAGACCGGGGCCGTGGCATCGGGCATGACCATGCTGCACCTGATCATGCTCGACCAGATGGCAGTGGGCGAGTGGGACGACGCCGAGCGGACGGGTCTGCGCAGCCTGGACCTGACGACGTCGCACGGCCACGCGCTGTTCGCCCATCAGACCCGTGCGTATCTCGGCCTGCTCGCCGCCCTTCGCGGCAGGACCGCACACGCGCGAGAACTCCAGGTCACCGTCGACACCTGGGCCCGTCCCCGCGGCGTCGGCTTCCTCACCCAGCTCGCCGACGCCATCGGCACCACCGCCGCCCTCACCGACGGCGACTACGAAGCGGCATACCTCCACGCCATCGGCATCACACCCCCCGGCACCTTCACCCCCTACGCCCACCAGGCCTCCCGCACCCTCCTCGACCTCGTGGAAGCAGCCCTGCACACCGGTCGTACGGAACAGGCCCGCCGCCACGCCCTGGCCGCCCAGCAGGCCGGACTCCCCGACGTCTCCCCCCGGCTCGCCCTGCTCACCCACGGCGCGCTCGCCATGACCGCGACCGATTCCGCCGAGGCCGACGACATGTTCCGGCGCGCCGAGAATCACCCCGCCGCAGCCACGTTCCCCTTCGAACTCGCCCGCATACGGCTCGCGGACGGAGTCCGGCTGCGTCAGACCCAGGGGCGCAAGGCGGCCCGCCTCCCCCTGACCCGCGCCGCCGAGGCCTTCGAGCGCCTCGGCACGCTCCCCTGGGCCGAGCGGGCGCGAGCGGAGCTCCGTGCCACCGGCACGGCCGTCGCCGCCTCCTCGGCACACCTCGCCGAGCTGACATGGCAGGAACGCCGGATCGCGGATCTCGCCGCCGGCGGGCTGACCAACAAGGAGATCGGCGCACGCATGCACCTGTCTCCGCGCACCGTCAGCTCACACCTCTACCGGGTCTTCCCGAAACTCGGCATCACCTCGCGCGCCGCACTGCGCGATGCCCTGGGGCGCCTGCCCGAGGAGCGGGACGCATGA
- a CDS encoding alpha/beta hydrolase codes for MKRTPVVFIHGAWLHALSWEPWAERFASQGFLTCVPGWPGEAAFVRDTCEPADLLGRVGLDALTDHYARIVRSFDIPPVLIGHSVGGLIAQHLVTSDVGGAAVAIAPAPVNGVPLPPPPALPPADRTGSTERLVTLAPEQFHRMVANTLTPEESRLLHERYAMPAPLRLLTDLGYGGEDPSPWAVADVSNAARGPLLLVSGQEDRVVPDSATRAVYKQYGDTAAVTDLKQFADRAHSLVVDSGWRLVADYVLGWLNQRGIRPRPPRS; via the coding sequence GTGAAACGTACTCCCGTCGTGTTCATCCACGGCGCGTGGCTGCACGCGCTGTCCTGGGAGCCATGGGCCGAGCGCTTCGCGAGTCAGGGCTTCCTCACCTGCGTGCCCGGATGGCCGGGGGAGGCCGCGTTCGTACGGGACACGTGTGAGCCGGCGGACCTGCTCGGCCGCGTCGGCCTTGACGCGCTCACCGACCATTACGCCCGGATCGTGCGGTCGTTCGACATCCCGCCGGTGCTCATCGGACACTCGGTCGGCGGGCTCATCGCCCAGCACCTCGTCACCTCCGACGTGGGCGGCGCCGCGGTGGCCATCGCCCCCGCCCCGGTCAACGGCGTGCCGCTGCCGCCGCCCCCCGCCCTGCCGCCCGCCGACCGCACCGGCTCCACCGAGCGGTTGGTGACCCTGGCGCCGGAGCAGTTCCATCGGATGGTCGCGAACACCCTCACGCCGGAGGAGTCCCGACTGCTCCACGAGCGCTATGCGATGCCGGCACCGCTCCGCCTGCTCACCGACCTCGGGTACGGGGGAGAGGACCCCAGCCCATGGGCCGTCGCGGACGTGTCCAACGCGGCGCGTGGCCCGCTCCTGCTGGTCTCGGGGCAGGAGGACAGGGTCGTACCGGACTCCGCCACCCGCGCGGTGTACAAGCAGTACGGCGACACCGCCGCGGTGACCGACCTGAAGCAGTTCGCCGACCGCGCCCATTCGCTCGTCGTCGACAGCGGCTGGCGCCTCGTCGCCGACTACGTGCTCGGCTGGCTGAACCAACGGGGCATCCGGCCCCGCCCGCCGCGGAGCTGA
- a CDS encoding SsgA family sporulation/cell division regulator, with protein MSGYRPGVQAGRTAPRSCPPLVLHVERVLDVSARQPVRAEFGFDPGAPLAVRVEFGVQGGPCVVWRIGRDVLRQGLRSRSGLGDAQLWPSDVAGRATVRLQLASGDMAALFVLPAPPLADWLEHTYELVPEGQELAGVDWDDTTAALLGGR; from the coding sequence ATGAGCGGCTACCGACCAGGTGTACAGGCCGGACGCACGGCACCGCGCAGCTGCCCTCCGCTGGTCCTCCATGTCGAGCGGGTGCTTGACGTCTCCGCCCGTCAGCCGGTCAGGGCCGAGTTCGGGTTCGACCCGGGGGCGCCCTTGGCCGTGCGCGTGGAGTTCGGCGTCCAGGGCGGCCCGTGCGTGGTGTGGCGCATCGGGCGTGACGTACTGCGGCAGGGGCTGCGTTCGCGCAGCGGACTCGGTGACGCCCAGCTCTGGCCGTCGGACGTGGCGGGCCGGGCGACCGTCCGGCTGCAGCTCGCCTCAGGTGACATGGCGGCCCTGTTCGTGCTGCCGGCTCCACCGCTGGCGGACTGGCTGGAGCACACCTACGAGCTCGTGCCCGAAGGGCAGGAGCTCGCCGGGGTCGACTGGGACGACACCACCGCGGCTCTTCTCGGCGGCCGGTGA
- a CDS encoding cytochrome P450 family protein translates to MSLHEQCPSQLPTVVIDPAFKADSPARYAELRELGPLHPAEFHLGLKGWLVVGYDLAREALTHPALLKDATPAAEALAAAGYVLHQPSVGLGAQMMEADPPEHGRLRRLAAAAFTPRRTADMAPRIERIAHDLIDAMPPSGEIDLVEAFNAPLPATVIAELLGIPRRHHLDFRRWSGQALQVASPEHRPALAALHGLLAELVADKRRHPQDDLLSALVAVRDQEDGRLSEEELVGTAMMLVVAGHESTVHLLGNSVLALLRHPEQLRLLRERPELVPGAVEEFLRHDTSVERSTSRYAARDLELGGAPIPRGSMVVVALGSAGHDAPQADGGEVPAALDVTRHAPRHLSFGHGIHYCLGASLARLEATIALRTLLSRVPELEAAAPLDSLDWIGSGIIRGVLSLPVRYRIG, encoded by the coding sequence ATGAGCCTTCACGAGCAGTGCCCGTCCCAGCTCCCCACGGTCGTCATCGATCCGGCCTTCAAGGCTGACTCACCCGCGCGGTACGCCGAGCTGCGGGAGCTCGGCCCCCTCCACCCGGCCGAGTTCCACCTGGGTCTGAAGGGCTGGCTCGTCGTCGGCTACGACCTGGCCAGGGAGGCCCTGACTCATCCCGCCCTGCTCAAGGACGCCACGCCCGCCGCCGAGGCCCTGGCCGCCGCGGGCTACGTACTCCATCAGCCCTCGGTCGGGCTCGGCGCGCAGATGATGGAGGCCGACCCGCCCGAGCACGGCCGCCTGCGCCGGCTGGCGGCGGCCGCCTTCACGCCGCGCCGTACGGCCGACATGGCTCCGCGCATCGAGCGGATCGCCCACGACCTGATCGACGCGATGCCGCCGTCGGGCGAGATCGACCTCGTGGAGGCGTTCAACGCCCCGCTGCCCGCCACCGTCATCGCGGAGCTCCTCGGCATCCCGCGCCGCCATCACCTGGACTTCCGCCGCTGGTCGGGGCAGGCGCTGCAAGTGGCCTCCCCCGAGCATCGCCCGGCGCTGGCCGCGCTGCACGGCCTCCTCGCGGAGCTGGTCGCGGACAAGCGCCGCCACCCCCAGGACGATCTGCTGTCCGCGTTGGTGGCCGTGCGCGACCAGGAGGACGGCCGCCTCTCCGAGGAGGAGCTGGTCGGCACGGCGATGATGCTGGTCGTCGCGGGCCACGAGAGCACAGTGCACCTGCTCGGCAACTCCGTGCTGGCCCTGCTGCGCCACCCCGAGCAGCTGCGGCTGCTGCGCGAGCGGCCCGAGCTGGTGCCCGGCGCGGTGGAGGAGTTCCTGCGGCACGACACGTCCGTCGAACGCTCGACGAGTCGCTACGCCGCGCGGGACCTCGAACTGGGCGGGGCGCCGATCCCCCGGGGAAGCATGGTCGTCGTCGCGCTCGGCTCCGCGGGTCACGACGCCCCGCAGGCGGACGGCGGCGAGGTCCCGGCCGCTCTCGACGTGACCAGGCACGCCCCTCGCCACCTGTCCTTCGGGCACGGCATCCACTACTGCCTGGGCGCGTCGCTCGCCCGTCTCGAGGCGACGATCGCCCTGCGCACGCTGCTGTCCCGCGTGCCCGAACTGGAGGCGGCCGCCCCGCTGGACTCCCTCGACTGGATCGGTTCCGGCATCATCCGCGGCGTGCTCTCCCTTCCGGTGCGCTACCGCATCGGCTGA